Proteins encoded in a region of the Zea mays cultivar B73 chromosome 2, Zm-B73-REFERENCE-NAM-5.0, whole genome shotgun sequence genome:
- the LOC100275232 gene encoding putative protein of unknown function (DUF640) domain family protein, producing MDMSPNPDSPSSGGGNGIGPSSGGASPSVGSMTPQSPSRYEAQKRRDWNTFGQYLRNHRPPLSLAQCSGAHVLEFLRYLDQFGKTKVHGPACPFFGHPNPPAPCPCPLRQAWGSLDALVGRLRAAFEENGGRPESNPFAARAVRLYLREVREHQARARGVSYEKKKRKKPQQLQGDSSGGLHGHAHQPPPPPPPPAGAAC from the coding sequence ATGGACATGTCGCCGAACCCCGACAGCCCCTCGTCAGGAGGGGGCAACGGCATCGGGCCGAGCAGCGGAGGCGCATCGCCGTCGGTTGGTTCCATGACGCCGCAGTCGCCGAGCCGGTACGAGGCGCAGAAGCGGCGCGACTGGAACACGTTCGGGCAGTACCTGCGGAACCACCGGCCGCCGCTGAGCCTGGCGCAGTGCAGCGGGGCTCACGTCCTGGAGTTCCTCCGCTACCTGGACCAGTTCGGCAAGACCAAGGTGCACGGCCCGGCGTGCCCCTTCTTCGGCCATCCGAACCCGCCGGCGCCGTGCCCCTGCCCGCTCCGCCAGGCCTGGGGCAGCCTGGACGCCCTGGTGGGCCGCCTCCGCGCCGCCTTCGAGGAGAACGGGGGCCGCCCGGAGTCCAACCCCTTCGCGGCGCGCGCCGTGCGCCTCTACCTCCGCGAGGTCCGCGAGCACCAGGCCCGCGCCCGCGGCGTCAGCTACGAGAAGAAGAAGCGCAAGAAGCCGCAGCAGCTGCAGGGCGACAGCAGCGGCGGCCTTCACGGCCACGCgcaccagccgccgccgccgcccccgccgCCCGCCGGCGCCGCCTGCTGA